The following are encoded together in the Misgurnus anguillicaudatus chromosome 14, ASM2758022v2, whole genome shotgun sequence genome:
- the sfmbt1 gene encoding scm-like with four MBT domains protein 1 isoform X1 — protein MKLLDCAPGSLDMSLEALESDADSGQDAMEFNWDDHLEETGAFSVPHHAFKHVDQGLQTGLAPGMKLEVCVRTESESAYWVATIITTCGQLLLLRYEGYQDDRRADFWCDITTADLHPLGWSKQQGRPMRPPEGVREKHEDWEALLEKALTETCSVPANLLEGAQRGCNPIDLLSPSLNVELVDRQNAKVVWYAVIEENIGGRLRLRYAGTEGLPDTLSITWVFYLDPLLHLPGWAKEHNCTLGPPAALLPLRTEAEWEEVKKSVSSQEQDSSISDEFYRDRPAITPHCFTEAMKLEAVDPTAPFTISPATVAKVFNDQFFLVRMDDMRDEAQKEGGGHAFLCHRDSPGIFPTQWCLKNGVKLSPPPGFQGQDFDWADYLKQCGAEAAPQHCFPNDPSDQCIKESMMLEAVNPLCPENIHVATVTKVKGQHMWLRLEGLKQPIPEIIVHTDSMDVFPVSWCETNGYPLQHPSKPRVEKQRKVAVVQPEKHRLPSKDSSPDTTKQQLNNSQAEIAGQTNGKYCCPKIYFNHRCFSGPYLNKGRIAELPQCVGPGNCVLVLKEVLTLLINSAYKPSRVLRELQLDQEGHWQGHGETLKAKYKGKSYRATVEIVRTADQVADFCRKTCIKLECCPNLFGPKMVLERCSENCSVLTKTKYTYYYGKKKSRRVGRPPGGHSNLEGGVKRRGRRRKRRKQLFVHKKRRSSASVDNTPAGSPQGSGDEEDLDDDDSLSEDTGSELQDELMDDSEYSEKKSQPPTPSPSPPETPRPTRRRRKARSPSCSDDENRPPSPKSPRVEVPQKLCLDSSPLEWSVTDVVRFIRTTDCAPLARIFMDQEIDGQALLLLNLPTVQECMDLKLGPAIKLCHHIERVKLAFYQQFAS, from the exons GTGGATCAGGGGTTGCAGACTGGTCTGGCTCCTGGTATGAAGCTGGAGGTTTGTGTGCGTACCGAATCAGAAAGTGCTTATTGGGTGGCCACAATAATAACCACCTGTGGGCAGTTGTTGCTGCTGCGATATGAGGGTTACCAGGATGACCGGCGCGCTGACTTTTGGTGTGACATCACAACCGCTGACCTACACCCATTAGGATGGAGCAAACAGCAGGGTCGACCAATGAGACCTCCTGAGG GTGTGCGTGAAAAGCATGAGGATTGGGAGGCCCTGCTGGAGAAAGCTTTAACTGAAACATGCAGTGTACCTGCTAATCTACTGGAAGGG GCCCAGCGTGGGTGTAATCCAATAGATCTCTTAAGTCCAAGTCTTAACGTTGAGCTAGTGGACCGTCAGAATGCTAAAGTGGTCTGGTATGCAGTTATCGAAGAGAACATAGGGGGACGCTTACGGCTTCGATATGCTGGCACAGAGGGGCTCCCTGACACCCTTTCTATCACCTGGGTCTTCTACCTGGATCCTCTGCTTCATCTGCCTGGCTGGGCAAAGGAGCACAACTGCACTCTTGGACCACCAGCAG CTCTCCTCCCTCTACGGACTGAAGCCGAATGGGAGGAGGTGAAGAAGAGCGTCTCCTCCCAGGAACAGGACTCCAGCATCAGTGATGAGTTTTACAGG GACAGACCGGCTATTACTCCACACTGTTTTACTGAAGCAATGAAGCTGGAAGCTGTGGACCCAACTGCTCCTTTCACCATCAGCCCAGCCACTGTGGCAAAG GTGTTTAATGATCAGTTCTTTCTGGTGCGGATGGACGACATGAGAGACGAGGCACAGAAAGAGGGGGGTGGACATGCTTTTCTCTGTCACAGAGACAGTCCTGGAATCTTCCCAACACAGTGGTGTCTAAAGAATGGAGTAAAGCTCAGCCCACCTCCAG GGTTTCAAGGTCAGGACTTTGACTGGGCTGACTATCTAAAGCAGTGTGGGGCTGAAGCTGCGCCACAGCACTGCTTCCCAAAT GACCCATCTGATCAGTGCATTAAAGAGTCTATGATGCTGGAGGCCGTCAACCCGCTCTGTCCTGAAAACATTCACGTAGCAACTGTTACCAAGGTCAAAGGTCAACACATGTGGCTTCGTTTAGAAG GTTTAAAGCAGCCCATCCCAGAGATCATAGTTCACACAGACTCAATGGATGTTTTTCCAGTGAGCTGGTGTGAGACAAATGGCTACCCTCTCCAGCACCCCAGCAAGCCCAGAG TGGAAAAACAGAGAAAGGTGGCGGTCGTTCAGCCAGAGAAACA CCGGCTCCCATCAAAAGACTCCTCACCTGATACTACCAAACAACAGCTGAACAACAGTCAGGCTGAGATAG CAGGCCAGACAAATGGAAAATACTGCTGCCCGAAGATCTATTTTAACCATCGCTGCTTCTCAGGACCCTACCTCAATAAAGGCCGTATTGCAGAGCTACCCCAGTGTGTGGGACCTGGGAACTGTGTTCTGGTACTAAAAGAG GTATTGACACTCCTGATAAATTCCGCCTATAAGCCCAGTCGAGTGTTAAGAGAGCTGCAGCTGGATCAGGAGGGCCACTGGCAGGGTCACGGAGAGACGCTTAAAGCCAA GTACAAAGGGAAGAGCTACAGGGCGACAGTAGAGATCGTTCGCACAGCGGACCAGGTGGCTGACTTTTGTAGGAAGACATGCATTAAACTAGAGTGCTGTCCCAACCTGTTCggcccaaaaatggttctggAGCGCTGCTCGGAGAACTGCTCGGTGCTAACCAAAACTAAATACA CATATTACTATGGAAAAAAGAAGAGCAGGCGTGTGGGTCGACCTCCTGGAGGACACTCGAACTTAGAGGGTGGTGTAAAGAGACGAGGcaggaggaggaagagaaggAAGCAGCTTTTCGTCCACAAAAAGAGGCGCTCTTCTGCCTCGGTCGACAATACTCCAGCAGGCTCTCCTCAG GGCAGTGGTGATGAAGAAGACCTGGATGATGATGATTCTCTAAGTGAAGATACTGGCTCTGAGCTGCAGGACGAGCTGATGGATGACTCTGAATATTCGGAAAAAAAGTCACAGCCCCCGACCCCGTCCCCCTCTCCTCCCGAAACACCGCGTCCTACGCGCCGACGCCGCAAGGCTCGCTCGCCTTCCTGCTCGGATGATGAAAACAGACCTCCTTCGCCTAAG AGTCCACGTGTTGAAGTTCCTCAGAAGCTTTGCTTAGACAGCAGTCCTCTGGAATGGAGTGTCACAGACGTTGTGCGTTTCATCAGGACGACCGATTGTGCTCCTCTGGCACGCATCTTTATGGATCAA GAAATTGACGGTCAGGCCCTGCTTCTGTTGAATCTTCCCACTGTACAAGAGTGTATGGACCTGAAGCTTGGCCCTGCCATAAAGTTGTGCCATCACATTGAGAGGGTCAAGCTTGCATTTTATCAACAGTTTGCCAGCTGA
- the sfmbt1 gene encoding scm-like with four MBT domains protein 1 isoform X3, with amino-acid sequence MSLEALESDADSGQDAMEFNWDDHLEETGAFSVPHHAFKHVDQGLQTGLAPGMKLEVCVRTESESAYWVATIITTCGQLLLLRYEGYQDDRRADFWCDITTADLHPLGWSKQQGRPMRPPEGVREKHEDWEALLEKALTETCSVPANLLEGAQRGCNPIDLLSPSLNVELVDRQNAKVVWYAVIEENIGGRLRLRYAGTEGLPDTLSITWVFYLDPLLHLPGWAKEHNCTLGPPAALLPLRTEAEWEEVKKSVSSQEQDSSISDEFYRDRPAITPHCFTEAMKLEAVDPTAPFTISPATVAKVFNDQFFLVRMDDMRDEAQKEGGGHAFLCHRDSPGIFPTQWCLKNGVKLSPPPGFQGQDFDWADYLKQCGAEAAPQHCFPNDPSDQCIKESMMLEAVNPLCPENIHVATVTKVKGQHMWLRLEGLKQPIPEIIVHTDSMDVFPVSWCETNGYPLQHPSKPRVEKQRKVAVVQPEKHRLPSKDSSPDTTKQQLNNSQAEIAGQTNGKYCCPKIYFNHRCFSGPYLNKGRIAELPQCVGPGNCVLVLKEVLTLLINSAYKPSRVLRELQLDQEGHWQGHGETLKAKYKGKSYRATVEIVRTADQVADFCRKTCIKLECCPNLFGPKMVLERCSENCSVLTKTKYTYYYGKKKSRRVGRPPGGHSNLEGGVKRRGRRRKRRKQLFVHKKRRSSASVDNTPAGSPQGSGDEEDLDDDDSLSEDTGSELQDELMDDSEYSEKKSQPPTPSPSPPETPRPTRRRRKARSPSCSDDENRPPSPKSPRVEVPQKLCLDSSPLEWSVTDVVRFIRTTDCAPLARIFMDQEIDGQALLLLNLPTVQECMDLKLGPAIKLCHHIERVKLAFYQQFAS; translated from the exons GTGGATCAGGGGTTGCAGACTGGTCTGGCTCCTGGTATGAAGCTGGAGGTTTGTGTGCGTACCGAATCAGAAAGTGCTTATTGGGTGGCCACAATAATAACCACCTGTGGGCAGTTGTTGCTGCTGCGATATGAGGGTTACCAGGATGACCGGCGCGCTGACTTTTGGTGTGACATCACAACCGCTGACCTACACCCATTAGGATGGAGCAAACAGCAGGGTCGACCAATGAGACCTCCTGAGG GTGTGCGTGAAAAGCATGAGGATTGGGAGGCCCTGCTGGAGAAAGCTTTAACTGAAACATGCAGTGTACCTGCTAATCTACTGGAAGGG GCCCAGCGTGGGTGTAATCCAATAGATCTCTTAAGTCCAAGTCTTAACGTTGAGCTAGTGGACCGTCAGAATGCTAAAGTGGTCTGGTATGCAGTTATCGAAGAGAACATAGGGGGACGCTTACGGCTTCGATATGCTGGCACAGAGGGGCTCCCTGACACCCTTTCTATCACCTGGGTCTTCTACCTGGATCCTCTGCTTCATCTGCCTGGCTGGGCAAAGGAGCACAACTGCACTCTTGGACCACCAGCAG CTCTCCTCCCTCTACGGACTGAAGCCGAATGGGAGGAGGTGAAGAAGAGCGTCTCCTCCCAGGAACAGGACTCCAGCATCAGTGATGAGTTTTACAGG GACAGACCGGCTATTACTCCACACTGTTTTACTGAAGCAATGAAGCTGGAAGCTGTGGACCCAACTGCTCCTTTCACCATCAGCCCAGCCACTGTGGCAAAG GTGTTTAATGATCAGTTCTTTCTGGTGCGGATGGACGACATGAGAGACGAGGCACAGAAAGAGGGGGGTGGACATGCTTTTCTCTGTCACAGAGACAGTCCTGGAATCTTCCCAACACAGTGGTGTCTAAAGAATGGAGTAAAGCTCAGCCCACCTCCAG GGTTTCAAGGTCAGGACTTTGACTGGGCTGACTATCTAAAGCAGTGTGGGGCTGAAGCTGCGCCACAGCACTGCTTCCCAAAT GACCCATCTGATCAGTGCATTAAAGAGTCTATGATGCTGGAGGCCGTCAACCCGCTCTGTCCTGAAAACATTCACGTAGCAACTGTTACCAAGGTCAAAGGTCAACACATGTGGCTTCGTTTAGAAG GTTTAAAGCAGCCCATCCCAGAGATCATAGTTCACACAGACTCAATGGATGTTTTTCCAGTGAGCTGGTGTGAGACAAATGGCTACCCTCTCCAGCACCCCAGCAAGCCCAGAG TGGAAAAACAGAGAAAGGTGGCGGTCGTTCAGCCAGAGAAACA CCGGCTCCCATCAAAAGACTCCTCACCTGATACTACCAAACAACAGCTGAACAACAGTCAGGCTGAGATAG CAGGCCAGACAAATGGAAAATACTGCTGCCCGAAGATCTATTTTAACCATCGCTGCTTCTCAGGACCCTACCTCAATAAAGGCCGTATTGCAGAGCTACCCCAGTGTGTGGGACCTGGGAACTGTGTTCTGGTACTAAAAGAG GTATTGACACTCCTGATAAATTCCGCCTATAAGCCCAGTCGAGTGTTAAGAGAGCTGCAGCTGGATCAGGAGGGCCACTGGCAGGGTCACGGAGAGACGCTTAAAGCCAA GTACAAAGGGAAGAGCTACAGGGCGACAGTAGAGATCGTTCGCACAGCGGACCAGGTGGCTGACTTTTGTAGGAAGACATGCATTAAACTAGAGTGCTGTCCCAACCTGTTCggcccaaaaatggttctggAGCGCTGCTCGGAGAACTGCTCGGTGCTAACCAAAACTAAATACA CATATTACTATGGAAAAAAGAAGAGCAGGCGTGTGGGTCGACCTCCTGGAGGACACTCGAACTTAGAGGGTGGTGTAAAGAGACGAGGcaggaggaggaagagaaggAAGCAGCTTTTCGTCCACAAAAAGAGGCGCTCTTCTGCCTCGGTCGACAATACTCCAGCAGGCTCTCCTCAG GGCAGTGGTGATGAAGAAGACCTGGATGATGATGATTCTCTAAGTGAAGATACTGGCTCTGAGCTGCAGGACGAGCTGATGGATGACTCTGAATATTCGGAAAAAAAGTCACAGCCCCCGACCCCGTCCCCCTCTCCTCCCGAAACACCGCGTCCTACGCGCCGACGCCGCAAGGCTCGCTCGCCTTCCTGCTCGGATGATGAAAACAGACCTCCTTCGCCTAAG AGTCCACGTGTTGAAGTTCCTCAGAAGCTTTGCTTAGACAGCAGTCCTCTGGAATGGAGTGTCACAGACGTTGTGCGTTTCATCAGGACGACCGATTGTGCTCCTCTGGCACGCATCTTTATGGATCAA GAAATTGACGGTCAGGCCCTGCTTCTGTTGAATCTTCCCACTGTACAAGAGTGTATGGACCTGAAGCTTGGCCCTGCCATAAAGTTGTGCCATCACATTGAGAGGGTCAAGCTTGCATTTTATCAACAGTTTGCCAGCTGA
- the sfmbt1 gene encoding scm-like with four MBT domains protein 1 isoform X2, translating into MKLLDCAPGSLDMSLEALESDADSGQDAMEFNWDDHLEETGAFSVPHHAFKHVDQGLQTGLAPGMKLEVCVRTESESAYWVATIITTCGQLLLLRYEGYQDDRRADFWCDITTADLHPLGWSKQQGRPMRPPEGVREKHEDWEALLEKALTETCSVPANLLEGAQRGCNPIDLLSPSLNVELVDRQNAKVVWYAVIEENIGGRLRLRYAGTEGLPDTLSITWVFYLDPLLHLPGWAKEHNCTLGPPAALLPLRTEAEWEEVKKSVSSQEQDSSISDEFYRDRPAITPHCFTEAMKLEAVDPTAPFTISPATVAKVFNDQFFLVRMDDMRDEAQKEGGGHAFLCHRDSPGIFPTQWCLKNGVKLSPPPGFQGQDFDWADYLKQCGAEAAPQHCFPNDPSDQCIKESMMLEAVNPLCPENIHVATVTKVKGQHMWLRLEGLKQPIPEIIVHTDSMDVFPVSWCETNGYPLQHPSKPRVEKQRKVAVVQPEKHRLPSKDSSPDTTKQQLNNSQAEIGQTNGKYCCPKIYFNHRCFSGPYLNKGRIAELPQCVGPGNCVLVLKEVLTLLINSAYKPSRVLRELQLDQEGHWQGHGETLKAKYKGKSYRATVEIVRTADQVADFCRKTCIKLECCPNLFGPKMVLERCSENCSVLTKTKYTYYYGKKKSRRVGRPPGGHSNLEGGVKRRGRRRKRRKQLFVHKKRRSSASVDNTPAGSPQGSGDEEDLDDDDSLSEDTGSELQDELMDDSEYSEKKSQPPTPSPSPPETPRPTRRRRKARSPSCSDDENRPPSPKSPRVEVPQKLCLDSSPLEWSVTDVVRFIRTTDCAPLARIFMDQEIDGQALLLLNLPTVQECMDLKLGPAIKLCHHIERVKLAFYQQFAS; encoded by the exons GTGGATCAGGGGTTGCAGACTGGTCTGGCTCCTGGTATGAAGCTGGAGGTTTGTGTGCGTACCGAATCAGAAAGTGCTTATTGGGTGGCCACAATAATAACCACCTGTGGGCAGTTGTTGCTGCTGCGATATGAGGGTTACCAGGATGACCGGCGCGCTGACTTTTGGTGTGACATCACAACCGCTGACCTACACCCATTAGGATGGAGCAAACAGCAGGGTCGACCAATGAGACCTCCTGAGG GTGTGCGTGAAAAGCATGAGGATTGGGAGGCCCTGCTGGAGAAAGCTTTAACTGAAACATGCAGTGTACCTGCTAATCTACTGGAAGGG GCCCAGCGTGGGTGTAATCCAATAGATCTCTTAAGTCCAAGTCTTAACGTTGAGCTAGTGGACCGTCAGAATGCTAAAGTGGTCTGGTATGCAGTTATCGAAGAGAACATAGGGGGACGCTTACGGCTTCGATATGCTGGCACAGAGGGGCTCCCTGACACCCTTTCTATCACCTGGGTCTTCTACCTGGATCCTCTGCTTCATCTGCCTGGCTGGGCAAAGGAGCACAACTGCACTCTTGGACCACCAGCAG CTCTCCTCCCTCTACGGACTGAAGCCGAATGGGAGGAGGTGAAGAAGAGCGTCTCCTCCCAGGAACAGGACTCCAGCATCAGTGATGAGTTTTACAGG GACAGACCGGCTATTACTCCACACTGTTTTACTGAAGCAATGAAGCTGGAAGCTGTGGACCCAACTGCTCCTTTCACCATCAGCCCAGCCACTGTGGCAAAG GTGTTTAATGATCAGTTCTTTCTGGTGCGGATGGACGACATGAGAGACGAGGCACAGAAAGAGGGGGGTGGACATGCTTTTCTCTGTCACAGAGACAGTCCTGGAATCTTCCCAACACAGTGGTGTCTAAAGAATGGAGTAAAGCTCAGCCCACCTCCAG GGTTTCAAGGTCAGGACTTTGACTGGGCTGACTATCTAAAGCAGTGTGGGGCTGAAGCTGCGCCACAGCACTGCTTCCCAAAT GACCCATCTGATCAGTGCATTAAAGAGTCTATGATGCTGGAGGCCGTCAACCCGCTCTGTCCTGAAAACATTCACGTAGCAACTGTTACCAAGGTCAAAGGTCAACACATGTGGCTTCGTTTAGAAG GTTTAAAGCAGCCCATCCCAGAGATCATAGTTCACACAGACTCAATGGATGTTTTTCCAGTGAGCTGGTGTGAGACAAATGGCTACCCTCTCCAGCACCCCAGCAAGCCCAGAG TGGAAAAACAGAGAAAGGTGGCGGTCGTTCAGCCAGAGAAACA CCGGCTCCCATCAAAAGACTCCTCACCTGATACTACCAAACAACAGCTGAACAACAGTCAGGCTGAGATAG GCCAGACAAATGGAAAATACTGCTGCCCGAAGATCTATTTTAACCATCGCTGCTTCTCAGGACCCTACCTCAATAAAGGCCGTATTGCAGAGCTACCCCAGTGTGTGGGACCTGGGAACTGTGTTCTGGTACTAAAAGAG GTATTGACACTCCTGATAAATTCCGCCTATAAGCCCAGTCGAGTGTTAAGAGAGCTGCAGCTGGATCAGGAGGGCCACTGGCAGGGTCACGGAGAGACGCTTAAAGCCAA GTACAAAGGGAAGAGCTACAGGGCGACAGTAGAGATCGTTCGCACAGCGGACCAGGTGGCTGACTTTTGTAGGAAGACATGCATTAAACTAGAGTGCTGTCCCAACCTGTTCggcccaaaaatggttctggAGCGCTGCTCGGAGAACTGCTCGGTGCTAACCAAAACTAAATACA CATATTACTATGGAAAAAAGAAGAGCAGGCGTGTGGGTCGACCTCCTGGAGGACACTCGAACTTAGAGGGTGGTGTAAAGAGACGAGGcaggaggaggaagagaaggAAGCAGCTTTTCGTCCACAAAAAGAGGCGCTCTTCTGCCTCGGTCGACAATACTCCAGCAGGCTCTCCTCAG GGCAGTGGTGATGAAGAAGACCTGGATGATGATGATTCTCTAAGTGAAGATACTGGCTCTGAGCTGCAGGACGAGCTGATGGATGACTCTGAATATTCGGAAAAAAAGTCACAGCCCCCGACCCCGTCCCCCTCTCCTCCCGAAACACCGCGTCCTACGCGCCGACGCCGCAAGGCTCGCTCGCCTTCCTGCTCGGATGATGAAAACAGACCTCCTTCGCCTAAG AGTCCACGTGTTGAAGTTCCTCAGAAGCTTTGCTTAGACAGCAGTCCTCTGGAATGGAGTGTCACAGACGTTGTGCGTTTCATCAGGACGACCGATTGTGCTCCTCTGGCACGCATCTTTATGGATCAA GAAATTGACGGTCAGGCCCTGCTTCTGTTGAATCTTCCCACTGTACAAGAGTGTATGGACCTGAAGCTTGGCCCTGCCATAAAGTTGTGCCATCACATTGAGAGGGTCAAGCTTGCATTTTATCAACAGTTTGCCAGCTGA